One genomic segment of Jaculus jaculus isolate mJacJac1 chromosome 2, mJacJac1.mat.Y.cur, whole genome shotgun sequence includes these proteins:
- the Fabp9 gene encoding fatty acid-binding protein 9: MMEPFLGTWKLVSSENFEDYMKELGVDAAARHAASLVKPSVSIGVNGEMVNIRTESSFTNTDVSFKLGEEFDETTADNRKVKSIVTLDSGVMVQVQKWLGKETTIKRKIVDGKMIVECAMNNIVSTRTYEKV; this comes from the exons ATGATGGAGCCCTTCTTGGGAACCTGGAAGCTGGTCTCCAGTGAAAACTTTGAGGATTACATGAAAGAGCTGG GAGTGGATGCTGCAGCCCGACATGCAGCGAGTTTAGTGAAGCCTAGTGTTAGCATTGGTGTCAATGGGGAAATGGTAAACATCCGGACAGAGAGTTCTTTCACCAACACTGACGTCTCCTTCAAGCTAGGGGAAGAATTTGATGAAACCACTGCAGACAACCGGAAAGTAAAG AGCATCGTAACATTAGACAGTGGGGTAATGGTTCAGGTCCAAAAATGGCTCGGCAAAGAGACaacaatcaaaagaaaaattgtaGATGGAAAAATGATAGTG GAATGTGCCATGAATAATATTGTCAGCACTAGGACCTATGAGAAGGTGTAA